One genomic region from Anabaena sp. PCC 7108 encodes:
- a CDS encoding energy-coupling factor ABC transporter ATP-binding protein, with protein sequence MSAVGIEVKDLNFIWPNGEQVIKSCSLKVPKGEFWMLLGTNGSGKSTLLRLIAGLLAPQSGEIGILPPVGFVFQNPDHQLVMPTVGADVAFGLVAERLSSTAVRTRVEEALDAVNLLSLQRRPIYALSGGQKQRVAIAGAIARHCEVLLLDEPTALLDPDSQLDLVASVRRLVKSRGITALWVTHRLDELNYCDGAFLLEKGSLVDSGQAERLKQRLMKTDNQAS encoded by the coding sequence ATGTCGGCAGTAGGCATCGAAGTTAAGGATTTAAACTTCATTTGGCCTAATGGGGAGCAAGTAATTAAATCTTGCTCTCTTAAAGTCCCCAAAGGTGAATTTTGGATGCTCTTGGGTACTAATGGCAGTGGTAAATCAACTCTCCTGAGACTGATAGCCGGACTATTGGCTCCCCAATCTGGTGAAATCGGCATTTTACCTCCCGTTGGCTTTGTGTTCCAAAATCCAGATCATCAGTTAGTTATGCCAACCGTTGGTGCGGATGTTGCCTTTGGATTGGTGGCAGAAAGATTGTCTTCTACTGCGGTGAGAACTAGGGTTGAGGAGGCTTTAGATGCGGTAAATTTGCTGTCTCTACAACGCCGTCCTATCTATGCTCTTTCTGGAGGACAAAAACAGCGTGTGGCCATTGCTGGTGCGATCGCTCGTCACTGTGAAGTCCTATTATTAGATGAACCCACTGCTTTACTAGATCCTGATAGTCAACTAGACTTGGTGGCTAGTGTTCGTCGTCTGGTTAAAAGTCGAGGAATTACAGCTTTGTGGGTGACTCATCGTTTGGATGAGTTAAACTACTGTGATGGCGCTTTCTTATTGGAAAAGGGTTCTTTAGTGGATTCCGGTCAAGCCGAGCGTCTCAAACAGCGTCTCATGAAAACAGACAACCAAGCTTCCTAA